The Gloeocapsopsis sp. IPPAS B-1203 genome contains a region encoding:
- a CDS encoding energy transducer TonB, with the protein MSVSNIAIAQREREIKSLKSFLAYSLIGSLALHVGVLSLTINNIWNRTAELEEEPIEVVLVDPPTPEPEQQPEVEPPKPEAVTPPPPAPTTPPPAATTTIEPPPPQPVQRAQTPPKPVENTKPEPAPVATAPSPVASPPAPSAPAASPAPQPVQPNEQLTADLRSLRETRAASTVPVPSVTQQPSPSNPAPAAPPAATNTARTTAPSAPRQPANTTVATGSSPRPAAPAPSAPSSGNTDSGSGRLACRDCSKPKYPERARRQGVEGRTEVKVDVDAKGNVTNVQVARSSGNRELDEAAVRAARDWRFNSTREGRQGVSAKVDFALEGSQRSRQLRERRQQQEASQKKPASQSAAATQQKPAPQRRPRQATSQQKPAAPAPQRTQQAASQQKPAAPAPQRTQQAASQQKPAAPAPQRRPQQAASQSQSNVRQTLRRQRQQPQPQQAAPASPSQGSLRDTLRRSRDQSSSAP; encoded by the coding sequence ATGAGTGTTTCCAACATTGCTATCGCGCAGCGAGAGAGAGAAATCAAGTCACTTAAGTCTTTTTTGGCATATAGCTTGATTGGTTCATTAGCATTGCATGTTGGAGTATTGAGTTTAACGATTAACAACATCTGGAATCGCACAGCAGAACTAGAAGAAGAACCAATTGAGGTCGTGCTTGTCGATCCTCCAACTCCAGAACCTGAGCAGCAACCTGAAGTCGAACCACCCAAACCAGAAGCAGTAACCCCGCCACCACCTGCACCCACGACTCCGCCACCAGCCGCAACGACAACAATAGAGCCACCACCGCCACAACCTGTACAACGGGCACAAACACCACCAAAACCTGTAGAAAACACTAAACCAGAGCCAGCACCAGTAGCAACAGCACCATCACCAGTTGCATCACCTCCTGCACCTAGTGCGCCAGCGGCTAGCCCAGCACCGCAACCAGTGCAACCTAATGAGCAGCTCACAGCAGACTTGCGCTCACTAAGAGAAACACGAGCAGCATCGACAGTTCCTGTTCCTAGTGTCACTCAGCAGCCAAGCCCTAGTAATCCAGCACCAGCTGCTCCCCCCGCAGCGACAAATACGGCAAGAACAACTGCTCCAAGTGCTCCTCGCCAGCCAGCAAATACCACAGTAGCAACTGGCTCATCTCCAAGACCTGCTGCACCTGCACCTAGCGCTCCGAGTAGTGGTAATACTGATTCTGGCTCTGGTCGTTTAGCTTGTCGCGATTGTAGTAAACCCAAATATCCTGAACGTGCTAGACGTCAAGGAGTTGAAGGAAGAACCGAAGTCAAAGTTGATGTTGATGCTAAAGGCAATGTCACCAATGTGCAAGTCGCTCGTTCGAGCGGTAACAGAGAGCTAGACGAAGCTGCAGTACGAGCAGCAAGAGACTGGCGATTTAATTCTACAAGAGAAGGTAGACAAGGAGTTTCTGCCAAAGTTGATTTTGCTTTAGAAGGATCGCAGCGATCGCGTCAGTTACGAGAACGCAGACAGCAACAAGAAGCCTCACAAAAGAAACCTGCATCACAATCTGCAGCAGCAACTCAACAGAAACCAGCACCACAACGTCGCCCTCGACAAGCAACATCTCAACAAAAACCAGCAGCGCCAGCACCGCAACGTACTCAACAAGCAGCATCTCAACAAAAGCCAGCAGCGCCAGCACCGCAACGTACTCAACAAGCAGCATCTCAACAAAAGCCAGCAGCGCCAGCACCACAACGCCGCCCTCAACAAGCAGCATCTCAAAGTCAATCTAATGTAAGACAGACTCTAAGGCGTCAACGTCAACAACCTCAACCACAGCAAGCTGCTCCTGCTAGCCCAAGCCAAGGTAGTTTACGCGATACACTGCGACGTAGTAGAGATCAGTCATCATCTGCACCCTAG